The Silurus meridionalis isolate SWU-2019-XX chromosome 18, ASM1480568v1, whole genome shotgun sequence genome includes the window CTGTGCTGTGGGCTTGGAAATTGAGCGCTATATTTGGAGAAGTGTGATGTCACAAGTGGTTGAGGGAGAAACCTATAACAGGCTTAGAGAAAACTAGTGACAGCACCAGTAACGCCTGCTGCTGCTCTCACCTTCTTCTAAACTACAGGAGgtaagtgtttttgtttttccttcttcaAAAATTCTTATTGTTTAGTCAGGCTCAGGAAATTGAAACATTATTTGTTAGAGATTTTTTAATCCTACTGCCATGTGTTTTGAGAAATTATCAATAAATTTATGGTGCAAAAacattataatgtattttttttttttattatgtatttttttgtttatatatgttgggtttttttttctatattgacattttttgtcaatatagggaaagatttttttgtccagatttttcaacattttatacGTATTTTATCCTGCTCAATAGTTATGCTGCCACTTAAGATTTACAGCTGTGCAATTTCCACAGGCTGCTCATATttacactgttgtttttttcctgtattGGCTGCATGCTTTGTGTAATTCTAATTGACTTACACTTTGGTTTTGCTGTATTGCATTTTATAAAGTTGTGTGTAGTTCTGGATGCTTGCTAGTTGTTTGTTCCAAAAGTATACATGTagtatgttaatatttaaaaacaggTGTGATTTGAGTATATCATTTGTCCCATTCTACTGGAATGAgatatttattctttatcagAAATTTCTGTCTGCTCTTCAGAATCCTGCCATGTATCATCTAAAATTTCCTGCCCTGCTTCTTCTGCTACTTGTGCTGTTGCAGTGTGTGACCACGGCGCCAAACAACAGGTGAGCAAATGCCACTGATGTGAATAATTGTTCCTGTGTGCAAAACTCTGTGATAAAATAGGAATACTTTAGATGTCTGTTAGAAGTGATGgatccaattaaaaaaacatttaaaagaatgaatgaaaccttgttaattattatttaaacaatggTTTATATGTACAAGTATATCTCAAATGCTGCAAAATGATACaatgaacattagaacattaatCCTGCAAATAATACCATccatattcataaaaaaaaaatgatcatgtTCTATCATATCTAGAAGTGCAGATGCcctgtaaaatgttttgtaatgtgtctgtttttgtgtattgtatataattttatcACACTGTTTTTTGGCTACTGTAGGTTTTTCATCTCCTCCAATGAACAGGTGGATGAAATGCTGGATGGGAAAAGATGGACAGCCCCAGGTTTGCTAAAGAACCCTTTTCTTGAATTTGCAGAGATGCGACCGGAGAGGGAACTCAACACAGTCAACAGGTACTTGAGCTAAATGGTGAAGGCTCTGAATGTGACCAGTGATGCATGAAACAGATAAAGTGCTTGAGAGAGTTGGATTTGTTTAATATCATAACAAAGAGTGGAGAAACCGTTTTCCAGTCTATCGTGCATTTGTAAACTCTAAATTTTCACAAACATGATTTTTCATTGATGTTTTGATTGTCTATGATCATTGATAAGAATCACTGTATGTTAAATTAGTATATTtggaataataaaatacaatattcaGAAACGTATTACAATTTTTACTGAATAAACACTGAAAAATAACAGTATCCTTTAAAATTAGATTGAAAGTTTTCTTTGATTTTCCAGATTAtcctgaaaaatctttttttttttttcttcaattcagcccacagcatcacatagAGAAAAGAAGATGCAACACGGCCACATGTTTGACTCAGCGGTTGGCCGACTTCCTTATTCGCTCCAGTAACACCGTCGGCACGGTCTACATCCCCACTAACATCGGTGCGAACACCTACGGCAAGAGGGACGTGTTCCAATCAGCCAATTCACTCCCTCTTTAGTCTCCTCTTGTGTAAATATACAATACCCATCCATCGTAACAAATCCAAATGGTGATGACACATCGTCAGAGTGTTATTTCACGGTTTTATTTTCCTGTCTGTGCCTTTTAgttacaaaacaacaaaatcatAACGAACGGTACGCTTGCTGCAAACAGTACAATGTAAAAATTGTACGATGTGAAcaacaataatttatttataattcaaaaagtgttttattcttttattttgtaataaaagaaTCTTGAAATTACAATTCTGTGTGCAAGGTGattatagtaataattaaaaacaaattgcaTAAAAAATGTG containing:
- the LOC124401629 gene encoding islet amyloid polypeptide — encoded protein: MYHLKFPALLLLLLVLLQCVTTAPNNRFFISSNEQVDEMLDGKRWTAPGLLKNPFLEFAEMRPERELNTVNSPQHHIEKRRCNTATCLTQRLADFLIRSSNTVGTVYIPTNIGANTYGKRDVFQSANSLPL